A single Cyclopterus lumpus isolate fCycLum1 chromosome 3, fCycLum1.pri, whole genome shotgun sequence DNA region contains:
- the LOC117728854 gene encoding troponin T, fast skeletal muscle isoforms-like, translating to MSDTEELDQLEEEEAQEEVVEVEVAPEAEAQVEAEPEVEPEAEPEPEEEEVQEEEEEKPKFKPSAPKIPDGEKVDFDDMQKKRQNKDLVELQSLIDAHFECRKKEEEELLGLKDRIEKRRYERAEQQRVRAEKDKERQARREAERQRKEEADAHWKAEAEAKKKMTLSSMGSGYSSHLQKVEQKRGKKQTEREKKKKIMSERCKPLNVDGFSEDNLREKANELWEWLHDLEAIKYDHCEKLTRQRYEVVSLRNRIDELQKHSKKGAAARRRK from the exons ATGTCCGACACCGAGGAACT GGATCAGCTCGAGG aggaggaag CCCAGGaggaggtagtagaggtagaaGTAGCCCCTGAGGCGGAGGCCCAGGTGGAGGCAGAGCCCGAGGTAGAGCCTGAAGCCGAGCCagagccggaggaggaggaggtccaggaggaggaag AGGAGAAGCCAAAGTTCAA ACCGTCTGCTCCGAAGATCCCCGACGGAGAGAAGGTGGACTTTGAT GACATGCAGAAGAAGCGTCAGAACAAAGACCTGGTGGAGCTGCAGTCGCTGATCGACGCCCACTTCGAGtgcaggaagaaggaggaggaggagctcctcGGCCTGAAAGACAGGATC GAGAAGCGCCGTTACGAGCGAGCCGAGCAGCAGAGGGTCCGAGCCGAGAAGGATAAGGAGCGCCAGGCCAGACGGGAG GCTGAGCgtcagaggaaggaggaggccgACGCCCACTGGAAGGCTGAAGCGGAGGCCAAGAAGAAGATGACGCTGAGCAGCATGGGGTCCGGCTACAGCAGCCACCTGCAGAAG gTGGAacagaagagagggaagaagcaGACGGAgcgggagaagaagaagaagatcatgTCGGAGAGATGCAAACCCCTGAACGTGGACGGCTTCAGTGAGGACAACCTGAG GGAAAAGGCCAACGAGCTGTGGGAGTGGCTCCACGACCTGGAGGCCATCAAGTACGACCACTGTGAGAAGCTCACGAGGCAGAGATACGAG GTCGTGTCTCTCAGGAATCGAATCGACGAGCTGCAGAAACA CAGCAAGAAAGGAGCCGCCGCGCGCCGCAGGAAGTGA
- the LOC117728884 gene encoding myoblast determination protein 1 homolog 2-like, producing the protein MDLSDLSFPVSSADDLYDDPCFSTSDMNFFDDLDSRLLHAGLLKPEAHLLHHHHHHHHHVPVAEEEEEEDEEDEEEEEEDEHVRAPGGLHQTGRCLLWACKACKRKTSHEDRRKAATMRERRRLGKVNDAFETLRRCTAANPNQRLPKVDILRNAISYIESLQTLLRGGRGGGGFYPPPEHRGGVDSGAGSPGSNCSDGPMEFISPCSTSDGSYCSHTDDSSSRKPALVSSLDCLSSIVERISKDPAVAPPGDSVVPRGPGSPQSSPAGSRSSRC; encoded by the exons ATGGATCTGTCCGACCTttccttccccgtctcctcgGCCGACGACCTCTACGATGACCCCTGCTTCAGCACCAGCGACATGAACTTTTTCGACGACCTGGACTCCCGGCTACTGCACGCCGGCCTTCTGAAACCAGAGGCCCatcttcttcaccaccaccaccaccaccaccaccacgtcCCCGTCgccgaggaggaagaagaggaggacgaggaggacgaggaggaagaggaggaggacgagcacGTGAGGGCCCCGGGGGGCCTCCACCAGACGGGGCGCTGCCTGCTTTGGGCGTGCAAGGCCTGCAAGAGGAAAACGTCCCACGAGGACCGGAGGAAAGCGGCCACCATGCGCGAGAGGCGGCGGCTCGGAAAGGTCAACGACGCCTTCGAGACGCTGCGGCGCTGCACGGCCGCCAACCCCAACCAGCGGCTCCCCAAAGTGGACATCCTGCGCAACGCCATCAGCTACATCGAGTCCCTGCAGACGCTGCTGCGGGGCGGCCGGGGGGGCGGCGGCTTCTACCCGCCGCCGGAGCACCGCGGCGGCGTGGACTCGGGCGCCGGCAGCCCCGGATCCAACTGCTCCGACGGCCCG ATGGAGTTCATCTCTCCGTGTTCGACCAGTGACGGTTCGTACTGCAGCCACACAGACG ATTCCAGCAGCAGAAAGCCGGCGCTGGTTTCCAGTCTGGACTGCTTGTCCAGCATCGTGGAGCGGATCAGCAAAGATCCAGCTGTGGCCCCCCCAGGGGACAGCGTGGTCCCCCGGGGCCCCGGATCGCCTCAGAGCAGCCCTGCGGGGTCCAGATCCTCCAGATGCTGA